A single Spirochaetota bacterium DNA region contains:
- a CDS encoding DUF3383 family protein produces the protein MAYINDLDIQITLATKPLTVQGFSKILILGNRTSPNTLIGHYGEYADLAGMITAGFVSTDPEYKMAALIFAQSPCPSEIAVHIHDAATDIDDALDTLVLTHNDWYGLLITSRDADDLHTAGTWALGHEKLFIGCTASPTALTDRNNIREAYVIHDKATDYPEAAWAGLCFPQSIGSITWKWKSPTGVVASSFTLTQLNAIRDGKGQTFSERSGIVYSDEGITTGGEYIDVIMSRDYIKARLGEALFALQTRVGKIPFDDYGGAMLEATIRDVLRQAGKQGIIAKAVSEADKKLSDEGEYMYQVYVPPRSEVPANDRAERKWTGITFSFALAGAVHKTQISGTITI, from the coding sequence ATGGCGTATATCAATGATTTAGATATCCAAATTACCCTTGCGACGAAGCCGCTTACCGTGCAGGGTTTTTCGAAAATTTTAATCCTTGGCAATCGAACAAGCCCCAATACTCTCATCGGGCATTATGGGGAATATGCTGACCTTGCGGGCATGATTACGGCGGGATTTGTCAGCACTGATCCCGAATATAAAATGGCCGCGCTTATTTTTGCGCAGTCTCCCTGCCCCAGCGAAATCGCGGTACATATTCATGATGCCGCAACGGACATCGACGATGCGCTTGATACACTGGTACTCACTCACAACGACTGGTATGGGCTGCTCATCACCAGCCGCGACGCGGATGATCTCCACACTGCCGGAACATGGGCTTTGGGGCATGAGAAACTCTTTATTGGATGTACCGCATCGCCGACAGCCTTAACCGATCGCAACAACATCCGGGAAGCGTATGTGATACACGACAAAGCGACGGATTATCCCGAAGCGGCCTGGGCGGGGCTTTGTTTCCCGCAGTCGATTGGTTCTATCACCTGGAAGTGGAAATCGCCAACTGGAGTTGTGGCAAGCAGTTTTACGCTCACGCAACTGAATGCCATACGGGACGGCAAAGGACAGACATTTTCCGAAAGAAGCGGGATTGTCTATTCCGACGAGGGAATCACAACTGGCGGAGAATATATCGACGTCATCATGAGCAGAGATTACATCAAAGCGCGTCTCGGTGAGGCGCTGTTTGCGCTGCAAACTCGCGTGGGTAAAATTCCTTTTGATGATTACGGTGGTGCAATGCTTGAAGCAACGATACGCGATGTATTGCGCCAGGCGGGCAAGCAGGGAATCATCGCGAAAGCGGTGAGCGAAGCAGACAAGAAGCTCAGCGACGAAGGTGAATATATGTATCAGGTCTATGTACCGCCGCGCAGTGAAGTTCCCGCAAATGACAGGGCTGAGCGAAAATGGACGGGTATCACTTTCAGCTTCGCGCTTGCCGGCGCAGTACATAAAACTCAAATTTCCGGTACGATTACGATTTAA
- a CDS encoding DUF3277 domain-containing protein: MSGFYDPKEVRLIINGLDVTGFAEGEKIKIEPVTKEDYKSFVGVDGEVSFSKVNDDRHTITFTLKEESPSNKVLDALRKLPTSFAVMVKNTSAGKFIGGSIGCRFAEKPSITFGAEDPKREWKIIAPSWSGQALPE, from the coding sequence ATGTCTGGTTTTTATGATCCTAAAGAAGTGAGGCTTATAATAAATGGACTGGATGTTACTGGTTTTGCTGAAGGAGAAAAAATTAAAATAGAGCCTGTTACAAAAGAAGACTATAAAAGTTTTGTTGGGGTTGATGGCGAAGTGAGTTTCTCAAAGGTGAACGATGATCGGCATACTATCACTTTCACGTTGAAAGAAGAATCTCCAAGTAATAAGGTGCTGGATGCGCTGCGCAAACTTCCAACAAGTTTTGCGGTTATGGTGAAAAACACCAGCGCAGGCAAATTTATTGGTGGTTCGATTGGTTGCCGCTTCGCCGAAAAGCCGTCGATCACCTTTGGCGCAGAGGATCCGAAGCGTGAATGGAAAATTATAGCCCCAAGCTGGAGTGGCCAGGCTTTGCCAGAATAA
- a CDS encoding tape measure protein → MSDVIRSLGIEINLTGNADDELRAWGQELREARGAALGFTDNMNELEKEMLEAAKKIGLTEEQLKDLVNETRRGREIQDFAQKYGFSIDQIRQKTEGATESIATFGNAMRALAAAGLIRGLFGVASDIVQVAARYEQTATSFEVMLGSAERARDVLRQLTEFSNVTPFTPEEVTAAGRSLMAMGVPAEQLINTMRMVGDVASGANMDFNELAQIWGKNLASGVVQMEDLNQIAGRGIPIMEELSKVFFGNKEHVQQVRELSSKGQISFKHLEQAFRNMTSQGGRYFNSMERQSRTAMGLWSTLTGNIGETKRQIGMMLLEALKPLLELLVKITGWLVNTKWAMNALKIMFFAAIPVIIGISVALVKSLIPAIIAATIKFWGMAAATIAATWPFMLIAAAIIALIVVIEDLYVWITGGQSLIGEWLGSFSDFAAKIKNIFIGLWEKIKSIFIGVVNFFKNYGKYLMMAIFPLSALYFYWDQIVAFFKSIPNRVVSFFSSIPERIVSYLSGLGSRIRDALTGILPQWAVNLVARISEPSRQNLQARASGGPVNAGSTYLVGEEGPELFTPSRSGYIIPNGASISAGRAHIVISPVLNFNAPVRKDDAEYVRDVVSRVLSEIATRIECSVRAGLGLEVG, encoded by the coding sequence ATGAGTGATGTAATACGCAGTTTAGGCATAGAGATAAATCTTACTGGTAATGCAGACGATGAACTGCGCGCATGGGGACAGGAATTGCGCGAAGCTCGCGGTGCCGCACTAGGATTTACAGATAATATGAATGAACTTGAAAAAGAAATGCTTGAGGCGGCAAAAAAAATTGGACTCACTGAAGAGCAACTTAAAGATCTTGTTAATGAAACCAGAAGAGGAAGAGAAATTCAAGATTTTGCTCAAAAATATGGCTTTTCAATAGATCAAATCAGGCAAAAAACTGAAGGTGCAACCGAAAGTATCGCTACATTTGGCAACGCCATGCGTGCGCTGGCTGCGGCAGGCTTAATACGAGGATTGTTTGGTGTGGCAAGCGATATAGTGCAGGTAGCAGCGCGCTATGAACAGACCGCAACAAGCTTTGAGGTAATGTTAGGCTCCGCCGAGCGCGCCCGCGATGTTCTAAGACAGCTAACTGAGTTTTCAAACGTAACGCCTTTTACCCCGGAAGAGGTCACGGCGGCAGGCCGTTCACTTATGGCTATGGGTGTGCCGGCAGAACAGCTTATTAATACCATGCGCATGGTGGGCGATGTGGCAAGCGGCGCGAATATGGATTTTAATGAGCTTGCGCAGATATGGGGCAAAAATTTAGCCTCTGGAGTTGTGCAGATGGAAGACCTCAATCAGATTGCCGGCCGCGGTATTCCTATCATGGAAGAGCTCTCAAAAGTGTTTTTCGGGAATAAAGAACATGTGCAGCAAGTACGGGAACTTTCATCTAAAGGGCAAATATCGTTTAAGCATCTTGAACAGGCATTTCGCAACATGACAAGCCAGGGAGGGCGTTATTTTAATTCAATGGAACGCCAGTCGCGCACCGCAATGGGACTCTGGAGTACTCTTACCGGCAACATCGGCGAAACAAAGCGTCAGATTGGAATGATGCTCCTGGAAGCGCTAAAACCTTTACTGGAACTTCTGGTAAAAATTACCGGGTGGCTTGTCAATACCAAATGGGCGATGAATGCGCTTAAAATAATGTTCTTTGCGGCAATCCCGGTAATAATTGGCATATCTGTTGCATTAGTGAAATCGCTCATTCCTGCTATCATCGCCGCGACAATAAAATTCTGGGGTATGGCTGCTGCGACAATCGCCGCAACATGGCCGTTTATGCTCATTGCTGCAGCAATTATCGCGCTAATAGTTGTCATTGAGGATTTATATGTATGGATAACCGGCGGGCAATCGCTTATTGGTGAGTGGCTTGGTTCTTTCTCGGATTTTGCAGCAAAAATTAAAAATATCTTCATTGGGCTATGGGAGAAAATAAAATCTATCTTTATTGGAGTAGTTAATTTTTTTAAGAATTATGGGAAATATCTCATGATGGCAATATTCCCGCTTTCAGCGTTATATTTTTATTGGGATCAGATTGTTGCATTTTTTAAATCAATTCCAAATAGAGTAGTATCATTCTTTAGCTCTATCCCAGAACGTATTGTTTCATATCTATCAGGCCTTGGGTCTCGTATCCGCGATGCACTCACTGGGATTTTGCCTCAATGGGCAGTAAATTTAGTTGCGCGTATTTCAGAACCATCACGGCAGAATCTGCAGGCTCGAGCTTCGGGCGGTCCAGTGAACGCAGGAAGTACCTACTTGGTAGGCGAAGAAGGTCCAGAGCTTTTTACGCCTTCACGGTCTGGCTATATCATTCCAAATGGTGCTTCAATTTCGGCAGGACGTGCACATATTGTAATATCTCCTGTGCTGAATTTTAATGCACCTGTTCGCAAAGACGATGCAGAATATGTACGCGATGTGGTATCAAGAGTGCTATCTGAGATAGCAACGCGTATAGAATGCAGTGTGCGTGCAGGCCTTGGACTGGAGGTTGGCTAA
- a CDS encoding phage baseplate protein, translating to MGLLNLIFGTPGMLYDKKTGKNQVILGPISGEDESYSANVCSHAVENGSEISDHVHAQPGQFSIKTFLVDKNDLMAMAVGLVTGDNQTVSEKLALLKLWRENGELLVYSGPVFSGLILRGYDMYVEDVVITSLGISRTVDNGEGMEVSLSLKKIIIADALTTSVRLPQPVRSATISGQHNTGNISANASKTSFAAKVFGSK from the coding sequence ATGGGACTTTTAAATCTCATTTTTGGCACACCTGGGATGCTGTATGACAAAAAGACCGGTAAAAACCAGGTGATACTTGGTCCAATATCAGGCGAGGATGAATCGTATTCTGCTAATGTATGCTCTCACGCTGTCGAAAATGGCTCTGAGATTTCGGATCATGTGCATGCTCAGCCAGGGCAATTTTCGATCAAAACATTTTTGGTGGATAAAAACGACCTGATGGCAATGGCAGTGGGGCTTGTAACTGGCGACAATCAAACAGTGTCGGAAAAACTCGCACTTCTGAAACTCTGGCGCGAAAACGGGGAACTGTTGGTCTATAGCGGCCCAGTTTTTTCGGGACTAATTTTACGCGGCTATGATATGTATGTGGAGGACGTGGTAATAACAAGTCTAGGGATATCGCGAACAGTTGATAACGGTGAGGGAATGGAAGTTTCTTTATCACTAAAAAAAATTATAATTGCGGATGCACTCACCACCAGTGTGCGGCTTCCACAGCCAGTGCGTTCTGCAACAATTTCAGGTCAACATAATACTGGCAACATAAGTGCAAATGCAAGTAAAACAAGTTTTGCAGCAAAAGTTTTTGGGAGTAAATGA
- a CDS encoding Gp138 family membrane-puncturing spike protein → MIAEFIKLFEDFWNNRAKEIIIGAIGRIESHNLATMRADVTPLLYFTPQGTTSPRNFTVIANVPVLFIWAGGYYIRPEYKRGDLVWLSFATFDISKGLSGQADAADGAMFRRESAAVVGGIAKNSWQKPSDITKPGLLVGHKDGNVLLQITDSKIIIKGDIEITGNLWASGEITAKKTTMPVNLSTHTHPTGVGPSGPPNPGT, encoded by the coding sequence ATGATCGCTGAATTTATAAAACTTTTTGAGGATTTTTGGAATAATCGTGCCAAAGAAATTATCATTGGTGCAATTGGGCGCATTGAATCGCATAATCTTGCAACGATGCGTGCCGATGTAACGCCGCTCTTATATTTTACGCCGCAAGGGACAACTTCACCGCGTAACTTTACGGTTATTGCAAATGTTCCGGTGCTGTTTATATGGGCAGGAGGTTATTATATCCGTCCCGAGTATAAACGCGGTGATTTGGTTTGGCTTAGTTTTGCAACATTCGATATATCAAAAGGCCTTTCTGGACAGGCGGATGCTGCAGATGGGGCGATGTTTCGCCGTGAAAGCGCAGCCGTGGTTGGCGGCATTGCAAAAAATAGCTGGCAAAAGCCTTCCGATATCACTAAACCGGGGCTTCTTGTTGGGCATAAAGACGGAAATGTGCTTTTGCAAATAACAGACAGCAAAATTATAATTAAAGGCGATATCGAGATTACTGGCAACCTATGGGCAAGCGGCGAAATAACCGCCAAAAAGACCACAATGCCAGTGAATCTTTCGACGCATACACATCCTACTGGCGTTGGCCCTTCTGGCCCGCCAAATCCTGGAACGTGA
- a CDS encoding baseplate J/gp47 family protein, giving the protein MALAIDRQWQLAEDVYYSMWLSTAEGVHLDRVCKLGFVSRRPATYATVMLRFYGEPGSEIPAKTQAETAQNIVFETINDAVIASEGYVDVLARCALPGTVGIVQSGMINSIKTPLPGVDSVINLQASFGGKDIESDYELVERYQQLPAATGSSVHSLISALKNTEGVISATVFENTGNVVDSNGLPPNSIVCIVQGGADQDIARTIFTKKAAGIATHGSEEIQIVDEYGIDRLIRFSRPLNINVYVRYEIQTNQEWSDDNIIVIKRNAIKYIGGVDDNNVEHSGVGIANTVYIWKLIAMQQEIVGISSINVKIGKTYPPSQLDNLTFLPLERAWTDINKIEVVKI; this is encoded by the coding sequence ATGGCATTGGCAATAGACAGGCAATGGCAACTTGCAGAAGATGTCTACTACTCAATGTGGCTATCGACTGCAGAAGGGGTACATCTGGACAGAGTTTGTAAATTGGGATTTGTGTCACGAAGACCTGCCACTTATGCAACTGTGATGCTCCGGTTTTATGGCGAGCCTGGATCTGAAATACCAGCAAAAACCCAAGCAGAAACAGCACAGAATATTGTGTTTGAGACGATAAACGATGCGGTAATTGCAAGCGAAGGCTATGTCGATGTTCTGGCGCGATGTGCTCTGCCAGGAACAGTTGGCATAGTACAAAGCGGCATGATTAATAGCATTAAAACACCGTTGCCTGGAGTCGATTCGGTTATAAATCTACAGGCGTCATTTGGCGGGAAAGACATTGAAAGCGATTACGAACTCGTTGAGCGTTACCAACAGCTTCCTGCTGCCACAGGGAGTTCTGTACATTCTCTGATTTCAGCATTAAAAAATACTGAAGGCGTTATTTCTGCTACGGTATTCGAGAACACTGGCAATGTTGTAGATAGCAATGGACTACCTCCTAATTCAATTGTGTGTATCGTGCAGGGTGGCGCTGACCAGGATATTGCACGAACAATATTTACTAAAAAAGCAGCAGGAATTGCAACGCATGGCTCCGAAGAAATACAGATTGTCGATGAGTATGGTATAGATCGGTTAATAAGATTCTCCAGGCCTCTAAATATTAATGTATATGTCCGCTATGAAATACAAACTAATCAGGAGTGGAGCGATGATAATATAATTGTTATTAAGCGCAATGCAATAAAGTATATCGGTGGTGTTGATGATAATAATGTTGAGCATAGCGGTGTCGGGATTGCAAATACGGTATATATCTGGAAACTCATTGCGATGCAGCAGGAGATTGTCGGGATAAGCAGTATTAACGTCAAAATAGGCAAAACATATCCTCCATCACAATTAGATAATCTCACATTTTTACCGCTCGAAAGAGCCTGGACAGATATTAATAAGATAGAGGTTGTGAAGATATAA
- a CDS encoding SUMF1/EgtB/PvdO family nonheme iron enzyme, protein MTIPNPTKTREWKDGNTPATGTPALGSYFNAEFDQLYANDNYLDTNKLDKSGGVITGNLTINGDLAVQGDNVVINVTEVQVEDKIITLNNGEVGPGVTGTGISGIEIDRGNGQDKARLVFDESDDSFKAGLGSNIVQIITKTAFEARLGLQFFNVFQRIRKNGSNNEVIVPPFRVVLNSKEYFTTDNAILGIAHLDTGSSWMFGSDYYIWAGEPNSGDAPVLKISLSQTSPQEMTNPRIIGGFHYGKIRNSITISDVSNGIIPNSVWDLNHMPRCYLLGLEDPENYQIGGMVEVVKGSLWVDIYLASHGGGSGFNKRVYSKINQLPLTGTDGLNWYDFVVRGKNSGKRMLTYEEWIAAAVGSPQGRSDSNLHGWTKTSNTGRIKTAATNQSDADADYINGYNTSLMNVRDCVGNVWEWLNELSNRTDTTSWNWYNVLNAGEMAADTDFGQANMPNNIGLVAYLAGGDWGHGIYAGSRAVYVGNVPWLVGPYYGCRFACESL, encoded by the coding sequence ATGACTATCCCAAACCCTACAAAAACCCGCGAATGGAAAGATGGCAACACCCCCGCGACGGGTACGCCTGCGCTTGGAAGTTATTTCAACGCTGAATTCGATCAACTGTATGCTAATGATAATTATTTAGATACAAACAAGCTTGATAAATCTGGAGGCGTAATCACAGGTAATTTAACTATAAATGGCGATCTAGCCGTTCAGGGCGATAATGTTGTAATAAACGTAACAGAAGTGCAAGTGGAAGATAAAATTATTACATTGAATAATGGCGAAGTTGGTCCGGGAGTGACTGGAACTGGAATTTCTGGTATCGAAATAGATCGAGGAAACGGACAAGATAAAGCAAGATTGGTATTTGATGAAAGCGACGATAGTTTTAAAGCTGGTCTCGGTTCAAATATTGTACAGATAATTACAAAAACTGCATTTGAAGCAAGGCTAGGTTTACAATTTTTTAATGTTTTCCAACGTATACGAAAGAATGGGTCGAACAATGAAGTGATTGTGCCACCTTTTAGGGTTGTGCTTAATTCAAAAGAATATTTTACAACGGACAATGCGATCCTGGGGATTGCACATTTAGATACCGGATCGAGCTGGATGTTTGGCTCTGATTATTACATTTGGGCTGGAGAACCAAATTCCGGAGATGCTCCTGTGCTAAAAATATCATTATCACAAACCTCACCTCAGGAAATGACTAATCCGCGTATTATTGGCGGATTTCATTATGGAAAAATTCGCAATTCAATTACTATTAGCGATGTAAGTAATGGCATAATACCAAATTCTGTATGGGATCTAAACCATATGCCGCGATGTTATTTGTTAGGATTAGAAGATCCAGAAAATTATCAGATCGGCGGGATGGTTGAAGTGGTAAAAGGAAGTCTGTGGGTAGATATCTATCTTGCAAGCCACGGTGGCGGTAGCGGATTTAATAAGCGTGTTTATAGCAAGATAAACCAATTACCTCTTACTGGTACAGATGGGCTTAATTGGTATGATTTTGTTGTTAGGGGTAAAAATTCTGGTAAACGAATGCTTACATACGAAGAATGGATTGCAGCTGCCGTGGGGAGTCCTCAGGGTCGCAGTGATAGCAACCTGCATGGATGGACTAAAACAAGCAATACCGGGAGAATTAAGACTGCAGCTACGAATCAATCTGATGCAGACGCTGATTATATTAATGGCTATAATACAAGTCTTATGAATGTAAGAGACTGCGTGGGCAATGTATGGGAATGGCTCAATGAGCTATCTAACCGAACCGATACGACCTCGTGGAACTGGTATAATGTATTAAATGCAGGAGAGATGGCTGCAGATACCGACTTTGGACAAGCAAATATGCCCAATAATATAGGTCTTGTCGCTTATTTAGCTGGCGGCGATTGGGGCCATGGTATCTATGCCGGCTCCCGTGCGGTGTACGTGGGCAATGTGCCGTGGCTCGTCGGCCCGTACTATGGTTGCCGCTTTGCCTGTGAATCTCTGTAA
- the avd gene encoding diversity-generating retroelement protein Avd: MKEFILYQKVYDFMLYLFPLVDRFPKHEKFALQTQIKNSIYNLLRLTIEIQKSKNKMKLLYDFDKELEFLKTLIMFANDKKPACLSTKSRQTSMEKCIEIGKIVGGLLKTFS; this comes from the coding sequence ATGAAAGAATTTATATTATACCAAAAGGTATATGATTTTATGTTATATCTATTCCCACTTGTGGATAGATTTCCGAAGCATGAAAAATTTGCTCTGCAAACACAAATAAAAAATAGTATATATAACTTGTTGCGATTGACCATTGAGATTCAAAAATCAAAAAATAAAATGAAACTACTTTATGATTTTGATAAAGAATTAGAATTTTTAAAAACGTTGATAATGTTTGCAAATGACAAGAAGCCAGCTTGTTTGAGTACTAAATCGCGCCAAACAAGTATGGAAAAATGCATTGAGATAGGCAAAATTGTTGGAGGTTTGCTTAAAACATTTTCTTAA
- a CDS encoding reverse transcriptase/maturase family protein: protein MDKLFASIYDYSNLLLAWKKTQRLRKYNQDIIFFRKNLDENLIIIQNELIWKSYKVSEYQNFVIYEPKKRLISALPVKDRIVQHALVNIIEPVIDRKFIFDSHACRKGHGLKLAVDRFIKFAKKNKYCLKCDIASYFPSINHVVLKLLYRRHISCDDTLWLIDRIIDSTENPGLPIGNLLSQLSANLYLHELDFYVKHQLKLKYYIRYMDDFVVFDNNYQSLIKIKDSIRDFLQNHLLLNLKEEKSKIHETKNGVDYCGFRCYPSHAVVKKETRIRNYKRITQLANGLKNNIITPDDFLNSLTSIIGHSMYSRNYSYRKNIIDIFYKINI from the coding sequence ATGGATAAATTATTTGCTTCGATTTATGATTATAGTAACTTACTTTTGGCATGGAAGAAGACTCAAAGGCTTCGTAAATATAATCAAGATATTATATTTTTCCGAAAAAATCTTGATGAGAATCTTATAATTATCCAAAATGAGTTAATTTGGAAGTCTTACAAGGTTTCAGAATATCAGAATTTTGTTATTTATGAGCCTAAAAAACGCCTTATAAGCGCTTTACCGGTAAAAGATAGAATTGTGCAACATGCCCTTGTTAATATTATAGAACCAGTCATTGACAGAAAATTTATTTTTGATTCCCATGCTTGTCGCAAGGGTCATGGTCTTAAACTTGCAGTTGATAGATTTATAAAGTTCGCAAAGAAAAATAAATATTGTTTAAAATGTGATATTGCTTCATATTTCCCTTCTATTAATCACGTCGTATTAAAATTATTATATAGAAGACATATCTCATGCGATGACACTTTATGGTTAATAGATAGAATAATAGATTCTACTGAAAATCCAGGCTTGCCAATAGGAAATCTTTTGTCGCAACTATCTGCAAACCTATATTTGCATGAATTAGATTTTTATGTTAAACATCAGCTCAAACTAAAATATTATATTAGATATATGGATGATTTTGTCGTTTTTGATAACAACTACCAAAGTTTAATAAAAATCAAAGATTCAATAAGAGATTTTTTACAAAATCACTTATTATTAAACTTAAAAGAGGAAAAATCAAAAATTCATGAAACAAAAAATGGAGTAGATTATTGTGGATTCCGTTGCTATCCCTCCCACGCGGTTGTCAAAAAAGAAACAAGAATAAGGAATTACAAGCGCATAACTCAATTAGCAAATGGTTTAAAGAATAATATTATAACTCCAGATGATTTTTTGAATTCTTTAACATCTATAATAGGGCATTCGATGTATTCAAGAAATTATTCTTATAGGAAAAATATTATTGATATATTTTATAAAATTAATATTTGA
- a CDS encoding DUF5655 domain-containing protein has product MQEVPVTSSEDVKYSEEYHLDGVNNNVKEIYSYLKDKLLNINRDLIFNPQKYYVSIVNNRNVAYFKFRMKKIGIVVMLPYEEILNKITNHSVKQLSDSVQSFYNGPCAEVELFEPKSLEEVILLLKPLVTKD; this is encoded by the coding sequence ATTCAAGAAGTACCAGTTACTAGTTCGGAAGATGTTAAATATTCAGAGGAGTATCATTTAGACGGAGTAAATAATAATGTTAAAGAAATATATTCATATTTAAAAGATAAATTATTAAACATTAATAGGGATCTTATTTTTAATCCACAAAAGTATTATGTATCAATTGTAAATAATCGCAATGTAGCTTACTTCAAATTTCGAATGAAAAAAATAGGTATTGTTGTAATGCTTCCTTATGAGGAAATATTAAATAAAATTACCAATCATTCTGTTAAACAATTATCTGATAGTGTTCAAAGTTTTTATAATGGTCCCTGTGCAGAAGTTGAATTATTTGAACCAAAATCACTTGAAGAAGTAATTCTCTTGTTAAAACCTTTAGTAACAAAAGATTAA